CGTGCGCGTAGTCGAGGTGGTCGCCGTGGGCGACCGCCGTGTGCCCGCAGCCGGGGCCGTGCTCGTGCGCGTGCGTGGGGTGTTCCTGGTGCAGGGTCGTCATGGCGCCGAGGCTAACCGTGAGTGCCCCGGATCGCCCGTTGTGTCCCCTCCGGTGTCACCGTGGCGCGGCACAAGCCGGACGATCGGACGAGCGGCTCAGACGATCACCGCCATCGCGAACACCGCCAGCGCCACCGAGCACAGCACCACCCCCAGCGCCACCCGCGGCGCCAGCTCCGGCGGCCGGACCGCGGCCAGCTCCCGCACCCGCCGGTGCGCCACCCACAGGAAGACCACCCAGATCAACGCGATCACCGCCGCCCCGGCCACCTCCACCCGCGAGCCGGACCCGTGCAGCGCCTGCCGCAGCGCCAGCACCGCGGTGACCGAGCAGGCCAGCGTCGTACGCCGCCACGCCAGCCGGGTCCGCTCGGGCTGGAGCCCCGCGTCGCGGGTGTCCGTACCGGGACGGCTGCTCACCGCCCGGCCGTCCACCCCAGCAGCACGACCACCACCATCGCGGCGGCCACCATCCCGACCCCCAGGCTCAGCACCACCGGGAACCGCGACAGCGGCAGGTCGTCGCCCCGCCGCATGGCCCGCTCGCAGCGCACCCAGTGGTTCACGGCCCGCAGCGCGCAGGCCGCCCCCACCGCCAGCAGCGCGAAGGCCATCCCGATCCGCACCCCCCACCGCAGGTCCGGCAGGAACTGGTCCACCGCGAACCCGCCGCCCACCAGGGCCAGCGCGGTCCGGATCCAGGCCAGGAAGGTCCGCTCGTTGGCGAGGGAGAAGCGGTAGTCCGGCGTCTCGCCCTCGTCCCGCAGCTGCTCCGGTGCGAACCAGAGCCGCACATCTTTGACGAAGTCGATCACGTGGCCAATTTACGTCCCCTTCACTCAGGCGGCGCGGGGGGCTGCGCCCCGGCCTCCCGGAAGGCGCGCAGCCGCCGGTAGGCCTCCAGCCCGTCCGGCA
The Streptomyces sp. NBC_00091 genome window above contains:
- a CDS encoding DUF202 domain-containing protein; the encoded protein is MSSRPGTDTRDAGLQPERTRLAWRRTTLACSVTAVLALRQALHGSGSRVEVAGAAVIALIWVVFLWVAHRRVRELAAVRPPELAPRVALGVVLCSVALAVFAMAVIV
- a CDS encoding YidH family protein, which translates into the protein MIDFVKDVRLWFAPEQLRDEGETPDYRFSLANERTFLAWIRTALALVGGGFAVDQFLPDLRWGVRIGMAFALLAVGAACALRAVNHWVRCERAMRRGDDLPLSRFPVVLSLGVGMVAAAMVVVVLLGWTAGR